In a genomic window of Tripterygium wilfordii isolate XIE 37 chromosome 8, ASM1340144v1, whole genome shotgun sequence:
- the LOC120004054 gene encoding UMP-CMP kinase 3-like isoform X2 — protein MGTAVDAVAKEANGSVTEKKPTVVFVLGGPGSGKGTQCANIVQHFGYTHLSAGDLLRAEIKSGSENGTMIQNMIKEGKIVPSEVTIKLLQKAMQESGNDKFLIDGFPRNEENRAAFEAVTKIEPEFVLFFDCPEEEMEQRILSRNQGREDDNVETIRKRFKVFLESSLPVIEYYDAKGKVRKIDAAKPVEEVFEAVKTIFTPKEKAAA, from the exons ATGGGAACTGCTGTTGATGCTGTGGCTAAG GAGGCAAATGGAAGTGTAACTGAGAAGAAGCCTACAGTTGTCTTTGTTTTAG GTGGCCCTGGTAGTGGAAAGGGTACTCAGTGTGCAAATATTGTCCAACACTTTGGATATACACATCTTAGTGCTGGAGATCTTCTTCGTGCAGAAATTAAATCTGGTTCTGAAAATGG AACCATGATTCAGAACATGATTAAGGAGGGAAAGATTGTCCCTTCCGAAGTAACTATTAAGCTTCTCCAAAAAGCAATGCAAGAAAGTGGCAATGACAAATTTCTTATTGATGGTTTCCCCCGTAATGAGGAGAACCGTGCGGCGTTTGAAGCTGTT ACTAAGATCGAGCCAGAATTCGTCCTATTCTTTGATTGTCCTGAGGAAGAGATGGAGCAACGAATTCTGAGCAGGAACCAG ggaagagaagatgaTAATGTTGAAACAATAAGGAAGCGATTCAAGGTTTTTCTGGAGTCCAGTCTCCCTGTGATTGAGTACTATGACGCTAAGGGAAAAGTCCGAAAG ATTGATGCTGCAAAGCCTGTTGAAGAGGTTTTTGAGGCTGTTAAGACCATTTTTACTCCAAAGGAGAAG GCTGCTGCGTAA
- the LOC120004054 gene encoding UMP-CMP kinase 3-like isoform X1, translating to MGTAVDAVAKEANGSVTEKKPTVVFVLGGPGSGKGTQCANIVQHFGYTHLSAGDLLRAEIKSGSENGTMIQNMIKEGKIVPSEVTIKLLQKAMQESGNDKFLIDGFPRNEENRAAFEAVTKIEPEFVLFFDCPEEEMEQRILSRNQGREDDNVETIRKRFKVFLESSLPVIEYYDAKGKVRKIDAAKPVEEVFEAVKTIFTPKEKVKCHRCAIL from the exons ATGGGAACTGCTGTTGATGCTGTGGCTAAG GAGGCAAATGGAAGTGTAACTGAGAAGAAGCCTACAGTTGTCTTTGTTTTAG GTGGCCCTGGTAGTGGAAAGGGTACTCAGTGTGCAAATATTGTCCAACACTTTGGATATACACATCTTAGTGCTGGAGATCTTCTTCGTGCAGAAATTAAATCTGGTTCTGAAAATGG AACCATGATTCAGAACATGATTAAGGAGGGAAAGATTGTCCCTTCCGAAGTAACTATTAAGCTTCTCCAAAAAGCAATGCAAGAAAGTGGCAATGACAAATTTCTTATTGATGGTTTCCCCCGTAATGAGGAGAACCGTGCGGCGTTTGAAGCTGTT ACTAAGATCGAGCCAGAATTCGTCCTATTCTTTGATTGTCCTGAGGAAGAGATGGAGCAACGAATTCTGAGCAGGAACCAG ggaagagaagatgaTAATGTTGAAACAATAAGGAAGCGATTCAAGGTTTTTCTGGAGTCCAGTCTCCCTGTGATTGAGTACTATGACGCTAAGGGAAAAGTCCGAAAG ATTGATGCTGCAAAGCCTGTTGAAGAGGTTTTTGAGGCTGTTAAGACCATTTTTACTCCAAAGGAGAAGGTAAAATGTCATAGATGTGCTATCTTATAG
- the LOC120004052 gene encoding nucleolar GTP-binding protein 1 isoform X2 has product MATTFNKNSRRRFEIFQSLIEIPFRNSAIYGIPGWKKHESLCLSRAIQTAAYEIVNGSYITAQTKPQDKTKDKESAEVDTVGAFQKLPMVMPSVDILYSALRKAKRVSPTKGIANIAKRERNRGAKQLDALMKELAVPLREYLGNFPKRKYLHPYERSLIELTLGDGNYEEVLGKVDDLRKKVGSVGKEYASLCAKSSTKKEAEERLNEGMEKLKEIFNGKGKAVDDLLNIAKTLRAMPVVDLETPTLCLVGAPNVGKSSLVRVLSTGKPEICNYPFTTRGILMGHIVLDYQHFQVTDTPGLLKRHDEDRNNLEKLTLAVLSHLPTAILFVHDLTGECGTSPSDQFLIYKEIKARFSDHLWLDVVSKSDMLKESPVLFVTEDADADHPEMARYRKMGPSGAIRVSIKNEEGLHELKDRVRVLLDAQMGRIGSDKGKKDDSKLVT; this is encoded by the exons ATGGCTACTACCTTCAACAAAAATTCTCGTCGGAGGTTCGAAATTTTCCAAAG TTTGATTGAGATCCCATTTCGAAATTCAGCTATATATGGGATCCCTGGATGGAAGAAACATGAAAGCTTGTGTCTTTCTAGAGCTATTCAGACTGCTGCGTATGAAATTGTGAATGGAAGCTACATAACGGCCCAAACTAAACCACAAGACAAAACGAAG GATAAAGAATCAGCAGAAGTCGACACTGTTGGTGCATTTCAAAAGCTACCAATGGTCATGCCATCTGTTGATATATTATATTCTGCTTTGAGGAAGGCAAAGCGGGTCTCACCCACCAAAG GAATTGCCAATATTGCAAAGAGGGAGAGAAATCGAGGTGCGAAGCAACTTGATGCTCTGATGAAA GAATTGGCAGTTCCATTGAGAGAGTACCTGGGGAATTTTCCTAAAAGAAAATATCTTCATCCTTATGAACGGTCACTTATTGAGTTGACCCTTGGGGATGGGAATTATGAAGAG GTACTGGGAAAAGTAGATGATCTGAGGAAGAAGGTGGGATCTGTTGGAAAGGAATATGCTTCTCTCTGTGCCAAG tcatcaacaaaaaaagaagccgAGGAGCGGTTAAATGAG GGTATGGAAAagcttaaagaaatttttaaCGGTAAAGGAAAGGCTGTCGATGATTTATTAAATATTGCCAAG ACTTTGCGGGCTATGCCAGTAGTTGACCTGGAAACACCAACTCTCTGTCTTGTTGGAGCTCCAAATGTGGGGAAGTCTTCCTTGGTTCGTGTCCTCTCAACAGGGAAGCCTGAG ATCTGCAACTATCCTTTTACAACTAGAGGAATTCTAATGGGTCACATTGTCTTGGACTACCAGCATTTCCAG GTGACGGATACCCCAGGTCTACTGAAGAGACATGACG AGGACCGGAACAATTTAGAGAAGTTAACACTGGCTGTCCTCTCACATCTACCAACAGCAATATTATTTGTTCATGATCTCACTGGAGAATGCGGAACCTCACCATCTGATCAG TTTCTGATCTACAAGGAAATCAAAGCAAGGTTCAGCGATCATCTTTGGCTTGATGTAGTCTCCAAATCTGATATGCTGAAAGAGTCTCCTGTGCTCTTTGTCACAGAAGATGCTGATGCTGATCATCCTGAAATGGCAAGGTACCGGAAGATGGGACCCAGTGGAGCAATCCGGGTGTCAATAAAGAATGAAGAAGGGCTTCATGAG CTGAAGGATAGAGTTCGTGTATTGCTGGATGCTCAAATGGGCCGGATCGGAAGTGACAAGGGCAAGAAAGATGATTCGAAACTTGTGACTTAA
- the LOC120004052 gene encoding nucleolar GTP-binding protein 1 isoform X1, which yields MSKNLGLLQLWLLPSTKILVGGSKFSKAIYGIPGWKKHESLCLSRAIQTAAYEIVNGSYITAQTKPQDKTKDKESAEVDTVGAFQKLPMVMPSVDILYSALRKAKRVSPTKGIANIAKRERNRGAKQLDALMKELAVPLREYLGNFPKRKYLHPYERSLIELTLGDGNYEEVLGKVDDLRKKVGSVGKEYASLCAKSSTKKEAEERLNEGMEKLKEIFNGKGKAVDDLLNIAKTLRAMPVVDLETPTLCLVGAPNVGKSSLVRVLSTGKPEICNYPFTTRGILMGHIVLDYQHFQVTDTPGLLKRHDEDRNNLEKLTLAVLSHLPTAILFVHDLTGECGTSPSDQFLIYKEIKARFSDHLWLDVVSKSDMLKESPVLFVTEDADADHPEMARYRKMGPSGAIRVSIKNEEGLHELKDRVRVLLDAQMGRIGSDKGKKDDSKLVT from the exons ATGAGCAAAAACTTGGGTCTCTTACAACTATGGCTACTACCTTCAACAAAAATTCTCGTCGGAGGTTCGAAATTTTCCAAAG CTATATATGGGATCCCTGGATGGAAGAAACATGAAAGCTTGTGTCTTTCTAGAGCTATTCAGACTGCTGCGTATGAAATTGTGAATGGAAGCTACATAACGGCCCAAACTAAACCACAAGACAAAACGAAG GATAAAGAATCAGCAGAAGTCGACACTGTTGGTGCATTTCAAAAGCTACCAATGGTCATGCCATCTGTTGATATATTATATTCTGCTTTGAGGAAGGCAAAGCGGGTCTCACCCACCAAAG GAATTGCCAATATTGCAAAGAGGGAGAGAAATCGAGGTGCGAAGCAACTTGATGCTCTGATGAAA GAATTGGCAGTTCCATTGAGAGAGTACCTGGGGAATTTTCCTAAAAGAAAATATCTTCATCCTTATGAACGGTCACTTATTGAGTTGACCCTTGGGGATGGGAATTATGAAGAG GTACTGGGAAAAGTAGATGATCTGAGGAAGAAGGTGGGATCTGTTGGAAAGGAATATGCTTCTCTCTGTGCCAAG tcatcaacaaaaaaagaagccgAGGAGCGGTTAAATGAG GGTATGGAAAagcttaaagaaatttttaaCGGTAAAGGAAAGGCTGTCGATGATTTATTAAATATTGCCAAG ACTTTGCGGGCTATGCCAGTAGTTGACCTGGAAACACCAACTCTCTGTCTTGTTGGAGCTCCAAATGTGGGGAAGTCTTCCTTGGTTCGTGTCCTCTCAACAGGGAAGCCTGAG ATCTGCAACTATCCTTTTACAACTAGAGGAATTCTAATGGGTCACATTGTCTTGGACTACCAGCATTTCCAG GTGACGGATACCCCAGGTCTACTGAAGAGACATGACG AGGACCGGAACAATTTAGAGAAGTTAACACTGGCTGTCCTCTCACATCTACCAACAGCAATATTATTTGTTCATGATCTCACTGGAGAATGCGGAACCTCACCATCTGATCAG TTTCTGATCTACAAGGAAATCAAAGCAAGGTTCAGCGATCATCTTTGGCTTGATGTAGTCTCCAAATCTGATATGCTGAAAGAGTCTCCTGTGCTCTTTGTCACAGAAGATGCTGATGCTGATCATCCTGAAATGGCAAGGTACCGGAAGATGGGACCCAGTGGAGCAATCCGGGTGTCAATAAAGAATGAAGAAGGGCTTCATGAG CTGAAGGATAGAGTTCGTGTATTGCTGGATGCTCAAATGGGCCGGATCGGAAGTGACAAGGGCAAGAAAGATGATTCGAAACTTGTGACTTAA
- the LOC120004295 gene encoding dynamin-related protein 1E, with amino-acid sequence MSTMESLIGLVNRIQRACTVLGDYGGGNNAFSSLWEALPSVAVVGGQSSGKSSVLESIVGRDFLPRGSGIVTRRPLVLQLHKTEDGSQEYTEFLHLPKRKYTDFALVRKEIQDETDRVTGKTKQISPVPIHLSIYSPNVVNLTLIDLPGLTKVAVEGQPETIVQDIESMVRSYVDKPNCIILAISPANQDIATSDAIKLAREVDPSGERTFGVLTKLDLMDKGTDALDVLEGRSYRLQHPWVGIVNRSQADINKNVDMIIARRKEREYFATSPNYGHMASKMGSEYLAKLLSKHLESVIKAQIPSILSLINKTIDELEAEMDHLGRPIAVDAGAQLYTILELCRAFDRIFKEHLEGGRPGGDRIYGVFDNQLPAALRKLPFDRHLSIQNVRKVVSEADGYQPHLVAPEQGYRRLIEGALNYFRGPAEASVDAVHFVLKELVRKSISETQELKRFPTLQAELAAAAGEALEKFRDESKKTVLRMVDMESSYLTVDFFRRLPQEVEKGGNPASTNVDRYAEGHFRRIGSNVSSYIHMVSETLKNTVPKAVVYCQVREAKQSLLNYFYTQIGKKEGKQLAQMLDEDPALMERRLQCAKRLELYKQARDEIDSVSWAR; translated from the exons ATGTCGACCATGGAGAGCTTGATAGGTTTAGTGAATCGGATCCAGAGAGCATGCACGGTTCTTGGAGACTATGGAGGCGGCAATAATGCCTTCTCTTCTCTCTGGGAAGCTCTTCCTTCTGTTGCTGTCGTCGGCGGTCAG AGTTCAGGGAAGTCTTCGGTTTTGGAGAGCATAGTTGGGAGAGACTTTCTTCCCAGAGGATCCG GAATTGTGACTAGACGGCCTCTGGTCTTGCAGCTTCACAAGACTGAAGATGGCTCACAGGAGTATACGGAGTTTCTTCACCTTCCCAAGAGGAAATACACTGATTTCG CTTTGGTTCGCAAGGAAATCCAGGATGAAACCGATCGAGTAACAGGGAAGACTAAGCAAATATCTCCTGTTCCTATCCATTTGAGCATATATTCTCCCAATG TTGTCAATTTAACCTTGATTGATTTACCCGGATTAACGAAAGTTGCTGTTG AGGGACAACCTGAAACTATTGTTCAAGATATTGAAAGCATGGTCCGCTCATATGTTGATAAG CCCAATTGTATCATATTGGCAATAAGCCCGGCAAACCAAGATATAGCAACATCAGATGCTATCAAACTTGCCAGGGAAGTGGATCCCTCGG GGGAACGAACATTTGGTGTGTTGACAAAGCTTGATTTGATGGACAAGGGAACTGATGCATTGGAT GTTCTTGAAGGAAGATCTTACCGGCTGCAACATCCTTGGGTTGGAATTGTTAACCGTTCACAGGCtgatataaataaaaatgttgATATGATCATTGCAAGGCGCAAAGAGCGCGAATACTTTGCAACCAGTCCAAATTATGGACACATGGCCAGTAAAATGGGTTCAGAGTATCTTGCTAAACTTCTCTCAAAG CACTTGGAATCTGTAATTAAGGCCCAGATACCAAGCATCTTGTCCTTGATAAACAAAACTATTGATGAACTCGAAGCAGAGATGGACCATCTTGGCAGGCCTATTGCTGTTGATGCTGGG GCTCAATTGTACACAATCTTGGAACTTTGTCGTGCATTTGACCGTATTTTTAAGGAGCATTTGGAAGGAGG GCGACCTGGTGGTGATCGCATTTATGGTGTGTTTGACAACCAGCTTCCTGCTGCTCTGAGGAAACTTCCGTTTGACCGGCACCTTTCTATTCAAAATGTAAGGAAGGTGGTTTCAGAGGCAGATGGTTATCAGCCACACTTGGTTGCCCCGGAGCAAGGTTATCGGCGTCTCATTGAGGGTGCATTGAATTATTTTAGAGGCCCAGCTGAAGCTTCTGTAGATGCG GttcattttgttttgaaagaacttgtaagaaagtcaatttcagAAACTCAG GAGTTGAAGCGTTTTCCAACTCTGCAAGCTGAATTAGCTGCTGCTGCTGGGGAGGCCTTGGAGAAGTTCCGAGATGAGAGCAAGAAGACTGTTCTTCGGATGGTGGACATGGAATCTTCATATTTAACTGTTGATTTCTTTAGGAGGCTCCCTCAGGAAGTAGAAAAGGGAGGAAATCCTGCTTCCACCAATGTTGACCGTTATGCAGAGGGGCATTTCAGGAGGATAGGATCAAATGTGTCATCTTATATTCACATGGTGTCTGAGACACTTAAAAACACAGTTCCTAAGGCTGTGGTTTATTGCCAAGTTAGGGAAGCAAAACAGTCATTGCTAAATTACTTCTACACACAGATAGGGAAAAAAGAG GGTAAACAGCTCGCCCAGATGTTAGATGAAGACCCAGCATTGATGGAAAGAAGACTACAATGTGCTAAAAGGCTTGAATTATACAAGCAAGCGAGGGACGAGATTGATTCTGTATCCTGGGCTCGATGA
- the LOC120003432 gene encoding transcription termination factor MTERF2, chloroplastic-like encodes MKYKPGAFIKIWFQFVHLQKTLSLSPSPLQKFPVYVSATNYSTLSQAQVGSSVKDETVEQANNSAEVLRRWGCSDDDISTVFLRRPSLRNADLSHLHSKLDLLRELGLTSNDLVKIINCRPRFLSCRINRCFDERLDYFMTLFGSREVLRQAIIRNPSLLLYDFHERIIPVIAIYEGLGVSKVDLIPMLLSRPTLIPRSSFDDEKREYIRKTRVSKDSKMYKYVVALVGVSRLETIRQKVANFENFGFSDDEIWGLFGRSPYVLTLSIEKVQRNMTFVVGTMKLPANAVLQYPFLLFNNLETVLRPRMIIAEKIREMALYPSVKGAKLFRAMRMKEKRFLAVFVSCHPQEVASELMECYRDAKAIKRLAEASKRRLRTGFPF; translated from the coding sequence ATGAAATATAAACCCGGGGCTTTTATCAAAATATGGTTTCAATTTGTTCACCTGCAAAAAACTCTGTCATTGTCACCAAGCCCACTTCAAAAATTCCCTGTTTACGTCAGTGCAACCAACTACTCAACTTTGAGCCAGGCCCAAGTTGGAAGTTCAGTAAAGGACGAAACTGTAGAGCAGGCAAACAATTCTGCAGAAGTTTTAAGGAGATGGGGTTGCAGCGATGATGACATATCTACGGTATTCTTGCGCCGGCCTTCTTTGAGAAATGCTGACCTTAGTCATCTTCATTCCAAACTTGATCTACTTCGTGAGTTAGGCCTCACCTCGAATGACCTTGTTAAGATCATCAATTGTCGGCCACGCTTCCTTAGTTGTCGAATCAATCGTTGCTTTGATGAGCGGCTTGATTATTTTATGACATTGTTTGGTTCAAGGGAAGTTCTTCGCCAAGCCATCATTAGAAACCCCTCGCTTTTGTTGTATGACTTTCATGAAAGGATTATACCTGTTATAGCAATTTATGAAGGTCTTGGTGTCAGTAAAGTGGATTTGATTCCCATGCTCTTATCACGGCCAACATTAATTCCACGCTCTTCATTTGATGATGAGAAGAGAGAATATATACGCAAAACTAGGGTGTCCAAGGATTCAAAGATGTATAAGTATGTAGTTGCCCTTGTTGGCGTCTCGCGGCTAGAAACCATCCGCCAAAAGGTAgcaaactttgaaaattttggattttcAGATGATGAAATTTGGGGTCTCTTTGGGCGTTCTCCATATGTTTTGACATTGTCAATTGAGAAGGTTCAGAGAAATATGACTTTTGTCGTTGGCACAATGAAACTCCCGGCAAATGCGGTGCTTCAGTACCCATTTTTGCTCTTCAACAATCTGGAGACTGTTTTGCGACCAAGGATGATTATTGCTGAGAAGATACGCGAAATGGCACTTTATCCATCAGTTAAAGGTGCCAAGTTGTTCAGGGCAatgagaatgaaagaaaaacgaTTCTTGGCTGTATTTGTCAGTTGTCACCCCCAGGAAGTTGCCAGCGAGTTGATGGAGTGTTATAGGGATGCCAAAGCCATTAAGCGGCTAGCGGAAGCCTCAAAGAGACGATTGCGTACTGGCTTTCCTTTCTGA